From one Gadus morhua chromosome 8, gadMor3.0, whole genome shotgun sequence genomic stretch:
- the dusp22b gene encoding dual specificity protein phosphatase 22-B encodes MGNGLNKILPDLYLGNFKDARDREQLARNNITHILSIHDSAAPILPEMTYLCISAADLPTQNLTQHFRQSIMFMHESRLKGEGCLVHCLAGVSRSVTLVVAYIMTVTGMGWQEALAAVKAVRPCAGPNLGFQRQLQEFEATQAGEFRVWLLEEYKDNPFNDSSDVRALLACKAPGPGDQRSPVLATPERHSDASTGTP; translated from the exons ATGGGTAATGGTCTGAATAAG ATCCTGCCCGATCTGTACTTGGGAAATTTCAAAG ATGCGAGGGACAGGGAGCAGTTAGCGCGCAACAACATCACCCATATCCTGTCCATACACGACAGTGCGGCACCCATCTTACCA GAGATGACCTATCTCTGCATTTCAGCAGCTGACCTGCCTACACAAAACCT AACCCAGCACTTTAGACAGAGCATCATGTTCATGCACGAGTCGCGGCTGAAGGGGGAGGGCTGTCTCGTTCACTG CCTGGCAGGCGTGTCCCGCAGCGTCACCCTGGTGGTGGCCTACATCATGACGGTGACCGGGATGGGCTGGCAGGAGGCGCTGGCGGCCGTGAAGGCTGTGCGGCCCTGCGCGGGGCCCAACCTGGGCTTCCAGAGGCAGCTCCAGGAGTTCGAGGCCACCCAGgcgggagag TTCAGGGTGTGGCTGCTGGAGGAATACAAAGACAACCCCTTCAATGACTCCTCTGACGTACGCGCCCTGCTGGCCTGTAAGGCCCCAGGCCCCGGGGACCAGCGGAGCCCCGTCCTAGCCACACCGGAGCGCCACTCCGATGCTAGCACTGGAACGCCATGA